From Leptolyngbya sp. KIOST-1, one genomic window encodes:
- the ilvN gene encoding acetolactate synthase small subunit has product MKHTLSVLVEDEAGVLSRIAGLFARRGFNIESLAVGPAETGGISRITMVVPGDDAVIEQLTKQLYKLINVLKVNDVTDTPCVERELMLLKVNATSTNRSEIIEFAQIFRARVVDVSEDSLTLEVVGDPGKMVAIVQVLNRFGIREIARTGKIALPRESGVNTEYLKSLERKFQ; this is encoded by the coding sequence ATTAAACACACGCTCTCGGTCTTGGTCGAAGACGAGGCCGGAGTGCTGAGTCGCATCGCCGGACTGTTTGCCCGGCGCGGCTTTAACATTGAGAGTCTGGCGGTAGGGCCAGCGGAAACCGGCGGCATTTCTCGCATCACCATGGTGGTGCCCGGGGACGATGCTGTGATCGAGCAGCTGACCAAGCAGCTCTACAAGCTGATCAACGTGCTCAAGGTCAATGACGTTACCGACACCCCCTGCGTCGAGCGCGAACTGATGCTGCTCAAGGTCAACGCCACCAGCACCAATCGATCTGAGATTATTGAATTTGCCCAAATCTTTCGGGCGCGGGTGGTAGACGTGTCGGAGGACTCGCTCACCCTGGAGGTGGTGGGTGACCCCGGCAAGATGGTAGCCATAGTGCAGGTGCTCAATCGCTTTGGCATTCGCGAAATTGCCCGCACCGGCAAAATCGCCTTGCCCCGGGAGTCTGGAGTCAATACCGAATACCTCAAGTCGCTGGAGCGCAAGTTTCAGTAA
- a CDS encoding HEAT repeat domain-containing protein encodes MSLSGPVQDIQSLRGRLLDIINLRPGEEERTLLMFAFYTATSMGILWLEVSSAALFLGAYGASSLPWIYIFSAGVGLGLSVVYSWLQRLFPLRRVIVIIALLMALPILGFRWGLTVEWLAAPMVFSMRLWIEAIYGLNDLNLSVTANQLFNIREIKRAFPIISSGNLVADVISGFSVYLLLQWIGLQNVLLLSFVVMVTGAALLYHLSRNYEHAFPDSPRRQAEDAEAVESYRSRQRLQGPIRQYVVLLFAFFVLAQMLLFSIEFQFFSQLEANLDVDAIAAFLGFFSGLLGLIELFTQWFTSSRLIEREGVFKVALVLPSVIGGLGLLTLALSYPSWLSASALFVGLVGLKFFDEWLRCTLVATTRPILFQPIPDQVRSTVQSWVSGIAEPLAMGGMGIAILLIIALCNRVGLSDPLIQARLFLVGTVAAALVWFVIMVLLRSRYLNLLVRGAERGLLSFSDANLRVLKRAFIEQLEQPGLEANKRSCIELLSHIDPQNVGEILAPRLAELPPGLQRQSLEAMLEHPNGAYTEQVQALLRRPNQTPEILALALRYVWLAEATFNINDLRPYLQPEVDAVVRGTAASLMLRRGNSQERAEATATLRKMLVHDEERERVMGCRALGEADYMESLSIYIDDLLQDPSLRVRRALLEAIAATQYKKYYPSLLKALQYKSTREAAVNALTRLGNEALPMLQELALDHYRPEILRNQAWQVIGNIGTLPALDFLIQNLITTWGSTRRHILRILLSLYQESGVKRSSLIDGALDRMLGRGGIEDLLNTELAFAGQMLAAKIDLAPNRVAGVEGDLLREALDGLQSDAIDRLFMLLRFVSPAQAIQAAQVSLSGSASSWARGIEILDNVVDVANKRSILLLLDRRPDAEKLKQLALATPLIVYQPLPPGDRLRQLLDLRNFLSDWATACCFHLARVQRWNLTAEHTLALLQHPTGFVREAVLAYLAVASPRALRELLPVLQQDSDRLVLAQIKQMITTYNLEPSPPL; translated from the coding sequence ATGAGCTTATCTGGCCCAGTTCAAGATATTCAGTCCCTGCGGGGGCGGTTGCTCGACATCATCAACCTGCGTCCTGGGGAAGAGGAGCGGACGCTGCTGATGTTCGCTTTCTACACCGCCACATCGATGGGCATTTTGTGGCTGGAGGTCAGCTCTGCGGCGCTGTTTTTGGGGGCCTACGGGGCATCGAGCCTGCCTTGGATCTACATTTTTAGTGCCGGGGTAGGGCTGGGCTTGAGCGTGGTGTATTCCTGGCTGCAGCGGCTGTTTCCGCTGCGCCGGGTGATTGTGATCATCGCGCTGCTGATGGCCCTCCCCATCCTGGGGTTTCGCTGGGGGCTGACGGTGGAGTGGCTGGCGGCTCCCATGGTGTTTTCAATGCGGCTGTGGATTGAGGCGATCTACGGGCTCAACGATCTCAACCTGTCGGTGACCGCCAACCAGTTGTTCAACATTCGCGAAATTAAGCGGGCTTTTCCCATCATTAGCAGCGGCAACCTGGTCGCCGACGTGATTAGCGGGTTTTCGGTCTACCTGCTGCTGCAGTGGATCGGGCTGCAAAACGTGCTGCTGCTGTCCTTTGTGGTGATGGTGACTGGAGCGGCCCTTTTGTATCACCTCAGCCGCAACTACGAGCACGCCTTCCCGGACTCGCCCCGGCGCCAGGCGGAAGATGCCGAGGCGGTGGAGAGCTACCGATCGCGGCAGCGGCTCCAGGGGCCAATTCGGCAGTACGTGGTGCTGCTGTTTGCGTTCTTTGTACTGGCCCAGATGCTGCTGTTTTCGATCGAGTTCCAGTTCTTTTCCCAGCTGGAAGCCAACCTGGATGTGGACGCGATCGCGGCCTTTTTGGGCTTCTTTAGCGGCCTGCTGGGGCTGATCGAGCTATTCACCCAGTGGTTTACCTCCAGCCGTCTGATCGAGCGGGAAGGGGTGTTTAAGGTGGCCCTGGTGCTGCCCTCGGTAATTGGGGGGCTGGGGCTGCTCACCCTGGCCCTGAGCTATCCGAGCTGGCTGTCGGCGTCGGCCCTGTTTGTGGGGCTGGTGGGGCTGAAATTTTTTGATGAGTGGCTGCGCTGCACCCTGGTGGCCACTACCCGGCCCATCCTGTTTCAGCCCATCCCTGACCAGGTACGCAGCACGGTGCAATCGTGGGTGAGCGGAATTGCCGAGCCCCTGGCGATGGGCGGCATGGGGATTGCCATTCTGCTGATCATTGCCCTGTGCAACCGCGTCGGCCTGAGCGATCCGCTGATTCAGGCGAGGCTGTTTTTGGTGGGCACGGTGGCGGCGGCGCTGGTGTGGTTTGTGATTATGGTGCTGCTGCGATCGCGCTACCTGAACCTGCTGGTGCGGGGGGCTGAACGCGGCCTGCTGAGCTTCTCCGATGCCAACCTGCGGGTGCTGAAGCGGGCCTTTATTGAACAGCTGGAGCAGCCGGGGCTGGAGGCCAACAAGCGATCGTGCATTGAGCTGCTCAGCCACATCGATCCCCAAAATGTCGGCGAGATCCTGGCCCCGCGCCTGGCTGAGCTGCCCCCCGGGCTCCAGCGTCAGAGTCTGGAGGCCATGCTGGAGCACCCCAACGGCGCCTATACCGAGCAGGTGCAGGCGTTGCTGCGACGGCCCAACCAGACCCCAGAAATTTTGGCCCTGGCGCTGCGCTACGTGTGGCTGGCGGAGGCCACCTTTAACATCAACGACCTGCGCCCCTACCTGCAGCCCGAGGTGGATGCGGTGGTGCGGGGCACGGCAGCGTCGCTGATGCTGCGGCGCGGAAACTCCCAGGAGCGGGCGGAGGCCACGGCCACCCTACGTAAAATGCTGGTCCACGACGAGGAGCGCGAGCGGGTGATGGGCTGCCGCGCCCTGGGCGAAGCCGACTACATGGAGTCGCTCAGCATCTACATCGACGACCTGCTGCAGGATCCGTCGCTGCGGGTGCGGCGGGCGCTGCTGGAGGCGATCGCCGCCACCCAGTATAAAAAATACTACCCGTCGCTGCTCAAGGCCCTGCAGTACAAATCGACCCGCGAGGCGGCGGTCAACGCCCTCACCCGGCTGGGCAATGAGGCGCTGCCCATGCTGCAGGAACTAGCTCTCGACCACTACCGACCCGAGATCTTGCGCAACCAGGCCTGGCAGGTGATCGGCAACATTGGCACCCTGCCGGCTCTCGACTTTTTGATTCAAAACCTGATCACCACCTGGGGCAGCACCCGCCGCCACATTCTGCGAATTTTGCTCAGCCTCTACCAGGAGTCGGGGGTGAAGCGATCGTCGCTGATCGACGGTGCCCTCGATCGCATGCTGGGGCGGGGCGGCATCGAAGATCTGCTCAACACCGAGCTGGCCTTCGCCGGCCAGATGCTGGCCGCCAAAATCGATCTGGCCCCTAATCGGGTGGCGGGGGTCGAGGGTGACCTGCTGCGCGAGGCCCTCGACGGACTTCAGAGCGACGCCATCGATCGCCTGTTTATGCTGCTGCGGTTTGTCTCCCCGGCCCAGGCCATCCAGGCTGCCCAGGTCAGCCTCAGCGGCTCGGCCTCCAGCTGGGCCCGGGGGATCGAAATTCTCGACAACGTGGTGGATGTGGCCAACAAGCGATCGATTTTGCTGCTGCTCGATCGCCGCCCCGACGCCGAGAAGCTGAAGCAGCTGGCCCTGGCGACGCCGCTGATTGTCTATCAGCCGCTTCCCCCCGGCGATCGCCTGCGGCAGCTGCTGGACCTGCGGAACTTTTTGTCCGACTGGGCCACGGCCTGCTGCTTTCACCTGGCTCGGGTGCAGCGGTGGAACCTCACCGCCGAGCACACCCTGGCGTTGCTGCAACACCCCACCGGCTTTGTGCGCGAGGCGGTGCTGGCCTACCTGGCTGTGGCCTCGCCCCGCGCCCTGCGGGAACTGCTGCCGGTTCTGCAGCAGGACTCCGACCGGCTGGTGCTGGCACAGATTAAACAGATGATCACCACCTATAATTTGGAGCCGAGCCCTCCCCTGTAG
- a CDS encoding Crp/Fnr family transcriptional regulator encodes MFKELRDDFLVRLASVMDEVFYEGNYTIITQGQEGRSMYIVVSGQVSVHIGGQQVAQLKQGECFGEMSVFDAEPRSASVTTLDPCSCLVLTQQQLYDAIDETPGIAVNVIRLLSRRIRELNQDLNQVKQQLTQPSPFPQTRPQWYQPLPFPTTDPLARPGS; translated from the coding sequence ATGTTCAAGGAACTGCGAGACGACTTTTTGGTGCGGCTGGCCTCGGTGATGGACGAGGTGTTCTACGAGGGCAACTACACCATCATCACCCAGGGACAGGAGGGGCGATCGATGTACATTGTGGTGTCGGGGCAGGTTAGCGTGCACATCGGCGGCCAGCAGGTGGCTCAGCTCAAGCAGGGTGAATGCTTTGGGGAAATGTCGGTGTTTGACGCCGAGCCGCGATCGGCCTCGGTCACCACCCTGGACCCCTGCTCCTGCCTGGTGCTCACCCAGCAGCAGCTCTACGATGCGATCGACGAAACTCCGGGCATTGCCGTCAACGTCATTCGGCTGCTCTCGCGCCGGATTCGGGAGCTCAACCAGGATCTCAACCAGGTTAAGCAGCAGCTGACTCAGCCTTCTCCCTTTCCCCAGACCCGCCCTCAGTGGTACCAACCCCTGCCCTTTCCCACCACTGATCCCCTGGCCCGTCCGGGCAGCTAA
- a CDS encoding manganese catalase family protein gives MFFHKKDPVHTVQVNEPDPVFAQLLLEQFGGATGELSAALQYWVQSFHVEDAGIKDMLQDIAVEEFGHLEMVGKLIEIHTKNTDQTPAYNSTLFAVRGMGPHFLDSQGNNWTASYLNEGGDVVRDLRANIAAEAGARQTYESLIKLATDEGTKKTLTHLLTREISHTKMFMNALDAMGKLTDPMFGNIPPDETVELYYNLSTNGDGKDERGPWNSEPDFTYIADPVSSMK, from the coding sequence ATGTTTTTTCACAAGAAAGATCCGGTCCATACCGTTCAGGTCAACGAGCCTGATCCCGTTTTTGCTCAGCTTTTGCTAGAGCAGTTTGGGGGGGCTACCGGGGAACTTTCTGCTGCACTCCAGTACTGGGTGCAGTCTTTTCACGTTGAGGATGCGGGCATCAAAGACATGCTCCAAGACATCGCTGTAGAAGAGTTTGGCCACCTGGAGATGGTCGGCAAGCTGATTGAGATTCACACTAAAAACACCGATCAAACTCCGGCCTACAACAGCACCCTGTTTGCTGTGCGCGGTATGGGGCCTCACTTCCTCGACAGCCAGGGCAACAACTGGACGGCCAGCTACCTCAACGAAGGGGGCGATGTGGTGCGAGATCTGCGGGCCAATATTGCCGCTGAGGCCGGGGCTCGCCAAACCTATGAGTCGTTGATCAAACTGGCCACCGACGAGGGCACTAAGAAAACCCTGACTCACCTGCTGACACGCGAAATTTCGCACACCAAAATGTTCATGAACGCCCTCGACGCCATGGGCAAACTCACCGACCCAATGTTTGGCAACATCCCGCCCGATGAGACCGTAGAGCTTTACTACAACCTCTCTACTAACGGCGACGGCAAAGACGAGCGTGGCCCCTGGAACTCTGAACCCGACTTTACCTACATCGCCGATCCGGTAAGCTCCATGAAGTAG
- a CDS encoding LemA family protein — protein sequence MGVLILLVAVLLIAAVFFVNVYNRLVTGRNRYQNAYSQIDVQLRRRYDLIPNLVESVKGYMAHEKETLAAVINARNSAMGASRQAAQAPGDPRAMQQLAVAEGALDNVLGRFFALSEAYPDIKANQNMAQLIEELRSTENRIAFARQAFNDAVTLYNTQREMFPGNLVAGSFNFNPAQLLEESTPEVKDVPRVSFT from the coding sequence ATGGGGGTACTGATACTGCTAGTGGCCGTGCTGCTGATTGCAGCGGTCTTTTTTGTCAATGTCTACAACCGCTTAGTGACGGGGCGCAATCGCTACCAGAACGCCTATTCCCAAATTGATGTCCAGCTGCGGCGGCGCTACGACCTGATTCCCAACCTGGTGGAGAGCGTCAAGGGCTATATGGCCCACGAGAAAGAGACCCTGGCGGCGGTGATCAATGCCCGCAACAGCGCCATGGGCGCCAGTCGTCAGGCGGCCCAGGCACCGGGCGATCCTCGCGCGATGCAGCAGCTGGCGGTGGCGGAGGGGGCGCTCGACAATGTCCTGGGGCGGTTTTTTGCTCTCTCGGAGGCCTATCCCGACATCAAGGCCAACCAGAATATGGCCCAGCTGATTGAAGAACTGCGCTCCACCGAAAACCGAATTGCCTTTGCCCGCCAGGCCTTTAACGACGCGGTCACCCTCTACAACACCCAGCGGGAGATGTTCCCGGGCAATTTGGTAGCGGGCAGCTTCAACTTTAACCCCGCTCAGCTGCTGGAGGAGAGCACTCCAGAGGTCAAAGACGTGCCTCGGGTTTCCTTTACCTAG
- a CDS encoding M48 family metallopeptidase: MNFFEHQDQARRNTTKLLLLFGLSIAVIILAFYGVAIVILSAEATGPAPLWRPGVLFWVATGTVAFMAVGSSTKMAQLSQGGHSVAQGLGGRQLDPLTADPAEQRLVNVISEMALASGTPIPAIYLLDNEPGINAFAAGHTADDAVIGVTRGCLDQLSRDELQGVIGHEFSHILNGDMGLNLKLIGVIHGLLLIYIAGRVILRVGYYSGGLPRRSKDDKGGGAMFAAALAMLVIGYLGVLGGRLIKSAVSREREFLADAAAVQYTRNPEGIAGALRKIGQLSAGSTVTSPMAETASHLFFGEANGTLSFLGGWFATHPPLGERLRRLGQHPLPQDATLIDVPMPTLSPLEESLAMGFQAGTPTAVAAGTPVVPSADQFITTLGTIDVRRLAQVRSLLDQLPAEVKTALQDPADAANLVYALLVRTKPALQAQQIEYLTATHGPDCKQRVGQLYNWVRSLEPGQDLLLLEALIPPLKQLEPEAGRQFMQTAKALSQPGGRLLLANYPLQLVLRKRLAGASTRGTEAVSDSLSDRWGDALNLLALLARVGHTRPEDALYAFKLGLSQLPGAKKQPSPNQLPTVSSGDLNTSLGRLELVSPKLKQAIVDACAHTVLADNDVTPAEMTLLRAVVITLDCPAPPFLK, from the coding sequence ATGAACTTCTTTGAGCACCAGGACCAGGCTCGCCGCAACACCACCAAGCTGCTGCTGCTGTTTGGTCTGTCGATCGCGGTGATTATCCTGGCTTTCTACGGGGTGGCGATCGTCATTCTGTCCGCTGAAGCCACTGGCCCAGCGCCACTCTGGCGACCGGGGGTGTTGTTTTGGGTCGCCACTGGCACCGTCGCCTTCATGGCCGTGGGCAGCTCCACCAAAATGGCCCAGCTCAGCCAGGGGGGGCACAGCGTGGCCCAGGGGCTGGGCGGGCGACAGCTCGACCCGCTGACCGCAGACCCCGCTGAGCAGCGCCTGGTCAACGTGATCAGCGAGATGGCCCTGGCCTCGGGCACCCCCATCCCGGCCATTTACCTGCTCGACAACGAGCCCGGGATCAACGCCTTTGCCGCTGGCCACACCGCCGACGATGCTGTGATTGGCGTCACCCGGGGCTGCCTCGACCAGCTCAGCCGCGACGAGTTACAGGGGGTGATTGGCCACGAGTTCAGCCACATTCTCAACGGCGACATGGGCCTCAACCTGAAGCTGATTGGGGTCATCCACGGCCTGCTGCTGATCTACATTGCCGGGCGGGTTATTTTGCGAGTGGGCTACTACTCCGGCGGGTTACCGCGGCGTTCGAAGGACGACAAGGGTGGCGGGGCGATGTTTGCAGCCGCCCTGGCCATGCTGGTGATCGGCTACCTGGGGGTGCTGGGGGGACGGTTGATCAAAAGTGCGGTGTCCCGCGAGCGCGAGTTTTTGGCCGATGCGGCGGCGGTGCAGTACACCCGCAATCCCGAGGGCATTGCTGGAGCGCTGCGCAAGATTGGCCAGCTCTCGGCGGGGTCTACGGTGACCTCGCCGATGGCTGAAACCGCCAGTCATTTGTTCTTTGGCGAGGCCAACGGCACTCTGTCGTTTCTGGGCGGCTGGTTTGCCACCCACCCACCCCTGGGGGAACGGCTGCGGCGCTTGGGTCAGCACCCTCTGCCCCAGGACGCTACCTTGATCGATGTGCCGATGCCAACCCTGTCCCCCCTGGAAGAGTCGCTGGCGATGGGGTTTCAGGCAGGCACCCCAACCGCTGTGGCGGCGGGCACCCCGGTTGTCCCCTCAGCGGATCAGTTCATCACCACCCTGGGCACTATCGATGTCCGGCGGCTGGCCCAGGTGCGATCGCTGCTCGACCAGCTACCCGCCGAAGTTAAGACCGCCCTCCAGGACCCCGCCGATGCGGCCAACCTGGTGTATGCCCTGCTGGTGAGGACCAAGCCTGCCCTCCAGGCGCAACAGATTGAGTACCTGACGGCTACCCATGGTCCAGACTGCAAACAGAGGGTAGGGCAGCTATACAACTGGGTTCGTTCCCTGGAACCGGGGCAGGACCTGCTGCTCCTGGAGGCGCTAATCCCGCCCCTGAAGCAGCTTGAGCCGGAGGCGGGGCGGCAATTTATGCAGACGGCTAAGGCCCTCAGCCAGCCCGGCGGACGGCTGCTGCTGGCCAACTATCCGCTACAGCTGGTGCTGCGCAAGCGCCTGGCTGGTGCGTCCACCCGGGGGACAGAGGCCGTTTCCGACAGCCTGAGCGATCGCTGGGGCGATGCCCTCAACCTGCTGGCCCTGCTGGCCCGGGTGGGCCATACCCGCCCTGAGGATGCCCTCTATGCTTTTAAGCTGGGCCTCTCGCAGCTGCCGGGGGCCAAAAAGCAGCCCTCTCCTAACCAGCTGCCGACGGTCAGCAGTGGGGACCTCAACACCAGCCTGGGCCGCCTGGAGCTGGTCAGCCCCAAACTGAAGCAGGCCATCGTCGATGCCTGCGCCCACACGGTGCTGGCCGACAACGACGTTACCCCGGCCGAAATGACCCTGCTGCGGGCCGTCGTCATCACCCTCGACTGCCCCGCTCCCCCTTTTCTCAAATAA
- the rpmB gene encoding 50S ribosomal protein L28, whose amino-acid sequence MARHCELTGKKANNAFSISHSHRRTKRLQEANLQEKRVWWPQGKRWVKLRLSTKAIKTLQTKGLDAMAKEAGINLNKY is encoded by the coding sequence ATGGCCCGTCATTGTGAATTGACCGGAAAGAAAGCGAACAACGCCTTTTCGATCTCCCACTCCCACCGTCGCACCAAGCGCCTCCAGGAGGCCAACCTGCAAGAAAAGCGCGTGTGGTGGCCCCAGGGCAAGCGCTGGGTCAAGCTGCGCCTGTCGACCAAGGCGATTAAAACCCTGCAAACCAAGGGTCTAGATGCCATGGCCAAAGAAGCCGGCATCAACCTGAACAAGTACTAA
- a CDS encoding PEP-CTERM sorting domain-containing protein (PEP-CTERM proteins occur, often in large numbers, in the proteomes of bacteria that also encode an exosortase, a predicted intramembrane cysteine proteinase. The presence of a PEP-CTERM domain at a protein's C-terminus predicts cleavage within the sorting domain, followed by covalent anchoring to some some component of the (usually Gram-negative) cell surface. Many PEP-CTERM proteins exhibit an unusual sequence composition that includes large numbers of potential glycosylation sites. Expression of one such protein has been shown restore the ability of a bacterium to form floc, a type of biofilm.) yields MPDWSTSTLTSLGVAVALATVLPPGQAVAAPLPSNLAAPPPPNIIELSDGNSVYRVDPLRFSEAQSWLVDGVETLFTDLYFLNFGDGLLSRDLRLEDLRPVVFSQPANDRFSATFSTFGANLNFSIDSVLLGGLPGSFRAARQETVTLTNTGTDWLDVRLFKYIDYDLQFDGVLDDDTALFAGDTLTQTDPSGALATLRVDQVPTAVQIGPYGQLLAELYNPPATNFQNSPGPFTGDATAALQFDRGLAPGESVVFRFFMAVQRQATAKAVPEPGTAFAVGIVAAGLALLRRRS; encoded by the coding sequence ATGCCTGATTGGTCTACTAGCACCCTAACCAGCCTGGGCGTGGCGGTGGCCCTGGCCACGGTTCTACCACCAGGGCAGGCCGTTGCCGCCCCCCTGCCTTCCAATTTAGCCGCCCCCCCGCCTCCCAATATAATTGAGCTGAGCGACGGCAACTCAGTTTACCGGGTTGACCCGCTGCGCTTCAGCGAAGCCCAATCCTGGCTGGTAGACGGGGTCGAAACCCTGTTTACCGATCTGTACTTTCTCAATTTTGGCGATGGCTTACTGTCCCGCGATCTGCGGCTCGAAGATCTGCGGCCCGTAGTCTTCAGCCAGCCCGCCAACGATCGCTTCAGCGCCACCTTCTCCACCTTTGGCGCCAACCTCAACTTTTCCATCGATTCGGTGCTGCTGGGGGGTTTGCCCGGCAGCTTCCGCGCCGCCCGCCAGGAAACCGTTACCCTCACCAATACCGGCACCGACTGGCTCGACGTCAGACTGTTCAAATACATCGACTACGACCTCCAGTTCGATGGCGTGCTCGACGACGACACCGCCCTTTTCGCGGGGGATACCCTGACCCAAACCGACCCCAGCGGAGCCCTGGCCACCCTTAGGGTCGATCAGGTCCCCACGGCGGTCCAGATTGGCCCCTACGGTCAGCTGCTGGCCGAGTTGTACAACCCTCCGGCCACCAATTTTCAAAATAGCCCTGGTCCCTTCACTGGCGATGCCACCGCAGCGCTCCAGTTCGATCGGGGGCTGGCCCCTGGAGAATCGGTGGTGTTCAGGTTTTTCATGGCGGTTCAGCGTCAGGCTACAGCGAAGGCCGTACCTGAACCAGGCACGGCCTTCGCTGTGGGTATTGTGGCGGCGGGGCTGGCGCTACTGCGCCGCCGAAGCTAG
- a CDS encoding cation diffusion facilitator family transporter has product MTDRPSPPILDPRRAVQRVLLITLALNLTVVGLKATVGWLTGSLSLLADALHSVTDSANNVLGLATNRLADPHPDRDHPYGHQKFEAIGALGIAAFLGIACFEILKTAVERIVGGGNSVTLGATALWIMLVVLGINVFVAFYERRVGLALNSKILVADARHTMGDIWTTIVVLAGLIGVWQGLTWLDVALAFPVALLVFKSGWTVLRENLPWLVDEMAIAPEAIHAQVMQVPGVVNCHNIASRGLLGRQVFIDMHLVVKPTDIQAAHAITEAVEERLEEAYGPARITIHVEPREYTEEEITY; this is encoded by the coding sequence ATGACTGATCGTCCGTCTCCTCCCATACTTGACCCGCGCCGGGCGGTGCAGCGGGTGCTGCTGATTACCCTTGCCCTCAACCTGACAGTGGTGGGGCTCAAGGCTACGGTGGGCTGGTTAACTGGGTCCCTAAGTCTGCTAGCCGACGCCCTGCACAGCGTTACCGACAGCGCCAACAACGTGCTGGGCCTGGCCACCAACCGCCTGGCCGATCCCCACCCCGATCGCGATCATCCCTATGGCCATCAAAAGTTTGAGGCGATTGGAGCCCTGGGAATCGCCGCTTTTTTAGGCATTGCCTGCTTTGAAATTCTCAAAACAGCTGTAGAGCGCATTGTTGGAGGGGGTAACTCGGTGACCCTGGGGGCTACTGCCCTCTGGATCATGCTGGTTGTGCTGGGGATTAACGTGTTTGTGGCCTTCTACGAGCGGCGGGTGGGCCTTGCCCTCAACAGCAAAATTCTGGTGGCAGACGCCCGCCACACTATGGGCGACATCTGGACCACGATTGTGGTGCTGGCGGGTCTGATTGGGGTATGGCAGGGGCTGACCTGGCTGGATGTGGCCCTGGCATTTCCGGTGGCGCTGCTGGTGTTTAAAAGCGGTTGGACCGTGCTGCGCGAAAACCTGCCCTGGCTGGTGGACGAAATGGCGATCGCTCCCGAAGCCATTCACGCTCAGGTTATGCAGGTGCCGGGGGTAGTCAACTGCCATAACATCGCCTCCCGAGGGCTGCTGGGGCGACAGGTGTTTATCGACATGCACCTGGTGGTCAAGCCCACCGATATTCAGGCGGCCCACGCCATCACTGAAGCGGTGGAAGAGCGGCTGGAGGAGGCCTACGGCCCGGCCCGAATTACGATTCACGTCGAGCCCAGGGAATATACCGAGGAGGAAATTACCTACTGA
- a CDS encoding helix-turn-helix domain-containing protein encodes MDTLTPSLAATLRQVRQARRLSQLELSLRLGVSQRHVSFVERGRARPSRKLLIAWLQDLDAPLVVRNKAMVQAGYAPIYGDAPLDDPALGQGNSALQQLLSAHDPMPALVIDAQWNLLRLNRGARWLATALVPGVDEWADTPAINLLDWLAHPEGFAKPIVNLHEVGPVLLAHLRHEAIAQPTLTPRVEAFAAMLQTRLGQSSLGVEWTAPTAPVLTTRYATQYGELAFFSMFTTFGTPQDITLASLRVEHLFAADATTDAVLRAQVP; translated from the coding sequence ATGGACACGCTTACTCCCTCCCTGGCCGCCACCCTGCGCCAGGTACGTCAAGCTCGGCGGTTGAGCCAGCTAGAGCTATCCCTGCGCCTGGGGGTATCGCAGCGGCACGTCAGCTTTGTGGAACGTGGCCGCGCCAGGCCCAGTCGGAAGCTGCTGATCGCCTGGCTGCAGGATCTAGACGCCCCGCTGGTGGTCAGAAACAAGGCCATGGTGCAGGCGGGCTATGCGCCAATCTACGGCGATGCCCCGCTGGACGATCCGGCCCTGGGCCAGGGGAACAGTGCCCTACAGCAGCTGCTCTCTGCCCACGACCCAATGCCGGCGCTGGTCATCGACGCCCAGTGGAATTTGCTGCGCCTGAACCGCGGGGCGCGGTGGCTGGCCACGGCCCTAGTACCAGGGGTGGATGAGTGGGCCGACACCCCGGCCATCAATCTGCTGGACTGGCTTGCTCATCCCGAGGGTTTTGCCAAGCCAATCGTGAATTTGCATGAGGTAGGCCCGGTGCTGCTGGCCCACCTGCGGCACGAGGCGATCGCCCAACCCACCCTTACCCCCAGGGTGGAGGCCTTTGCCGCCATGCTTCAGACTCGCCTCGGCCAGTCCAGTCTGGGTGTCGAGTGGACAGCCCCCACCGCCCCGGTGCTGACCACCCGCTACGCCACCCAGTACGGCGAACTGGCCTTTTTCAGCATGTTTACAACCTTTGGCACCCCCCAGGACATCACGCTGGCCTCGCTGCGGGTGGAGCACTTGTTTGCCGCCGATGCCACAACTGATGCCGTGCTCAGGGCCCAGGTTCCCTAG